One Gossypium raimondii isolate GPD5lz chromosome 3, ASM2569854v1, whole genome shotgun sequence genomic window carries:
- the LOC105795109 gene encoding uncharacterized protein LOC105795109 encodes MEMGGGRSRPKPHSYNQLQSSRISLNPDTLLIIKLPDPRFLLVLSRSLFLATVIITLPCIRSFLKGPSSPVFNAMEFHQSSGCISLDYWNLLWGDFVNEGLIKKGQKALILNSFIESMDDVDDDDEGSMFINNGDLDLVIEPDFHRQSSLPNDEFDFVFVSGSIDSKFVDRLVKIGGIVAMQLGDEISTGYQKQSDYIIVYLKKYHSTIVAMKKLGSKNHLLGSSAKRKLFQLTTEAKKAALSGLEDVLFEPPRKAWAKSHSYLKKINFLPDLLGDSLENYPRRVFIDVGSSNDDDDKNIVMKWFEENYPKRNQEFEVYSIEATASIDVSDWLMMNVREEDYVVMKAEAEVVEKMIERKTIGLVDELFFECNNQWLRDEGVAVHQWWE; translated from the coding sequence ATGGAGATGGGAGGTGGTCGGTCTCGACCAAAACCCCATAGCTACAATCAGTTGCAGAGTTCAAGGATTTCGTTAAATCCAGACACTCTTTTGATTATTAAGCTACCTGATCCAAGGTTCTTACTTGTTCTGTCGCGTTCGCTGTTTTTAGCGACGGTGATTATCACTTTGCCTTGCATTAGGTCCTTCTTAAAAGGACCTTCAAGCCCAGTTTTTAATGCCATGGAGTTTCATCAAAGCTCTGGTTGTATCAGCTTGGATTACTGGAATTTGCTTTGGGGAGATTTTGTTAATGAGGGTCTTATAAAAAAAGGGCAAAAAGCTCTCATCTTGAACTCTTTCATTGAAAGCATGgatgatgttgatgatgatgatgaaggtTCCATGTTTATAAACAATGGTGACCTTGATTTGGTGATTGAACCTGATTTTCATCGACAAAGTTCTTTACCAAATGACgagtttgattttgttttcgTGTCGGGTTCTATCGATTCCAAGTTTGTGGATCGTTTAGTGAAAATTGGTGGCATTGTTGCTATGCAATTAGGTGATGAAATCTCAACAGGTTATCAAAAACAATCTGATTATATAATTGTGTATCTTAAGAAATATCATTCCACCATTGTTGCAATGAAGAAGCTTGGTTCAAAGAACCATTTATTGGGTTCTTCAGCTAAAAGGAAGCTTTTTCAGTTAACAACGGAAGCTAAAAAGGCAGCATTGAGTGGTTTGGAAGATGTTTTGTTTGAACCACCAAGAAAAGCATGGGCTAAATCACATTCTTACTTgaagaaaatcaattttttgCCAGATTTGTTAGGGGATTCTCTTGAAAATTACCCTCGTAGAGTGTTCATCGATGTGGGATCTTCCAACGATGATGATGATAAGAACATTGTGATGAAATGGTTTGAGGAAAACTACCCCAAAAGGAACCAAGAATTTGAGGTTTACAGCATCGAAGCAACTGCGAGCATCGATGTTTCAGATTGGTTGATGATGAATGTAAGAGAAGAAGATTACGTTGTAATGAAAGCAGAAGCTGAAGTGGTGGAGAAGATGATAGAAAGG